The Nostoc cf. commune SO-36 genomic sequence TATTTCTGGTGGCCATTTCAACCCAGCTGTTTCCTTCGGACTGTGGGCAGGTAAGCGTTTTCCGGGGTCTGACTTACTACCTTATATTGCTTCTCAAGTAATCGGTGCAGTTGTTGGTGCAGGCATTATCTACCTAATTGCGAGCGGCAAAACTGGATTTACCCTGACTGGCTCTAACCCATTGGCCACTAATGGCTACGGGACTCACTCTCCAGGTGGTTACACCCTGTTTGCTTGCTTCCTTAGTGAAGTTGTCATGACTTTCATGTTTTTATTGATTATTCTGGGTGTGACTGATAGCCGCGCTCCTAAAGGATTTGCACCACTAGCAATTGGTTTTGGGCTTACTTTGATTCACCTGATTAGCATTCCTGTAACCAATACCTCGGTTAATCCGGCCCGTAGTACTGGAGTTGCTCTATTTGCAGGTGTACAAATGTTTTCACAAGTTTGGCTGTTCTGGATAGCTCCGATTTTGGGGGCTATTTTAGCAGGATGGTTATATGTAGCCGTCTTTAGTGAATCAACTGTGGGCGAACGGCAAAACATCAAAGAGCTAGTTTAAAAGTCATTTTCAACTGTACGAGTTAGCTTGATATTTTTTGCTTTCCACCGAGAAGCTTAGAACCCCGACTTCTTCAAGAAGTCGGGGTTCTTTTTGTTCATAACTCATTTAGGATTGGGATATCAACAATCTAGGAATTTTGGATTAAAAATCACAAAAGATTATCATCTATTTAAAATATAAAATTTAATATGTCTGACTCTAAATTTACTGCTCCTGTGGCTCAAGAATTACTCCACTCAGAATTGTTGGAGCGATCGCCTACTCTTTCTCTGCGCGAGAAGATTCTCGCAATCCGCAACAGTCTACGCCCTGGACAACAACAAATGG encodes the following:
- the aqpZ gene encoding aquaporin Z produces the protein MSLTKRCLAEFIGTLWLVLGGCGSAVIAAAYTADAAKISESTSFPLGIGLVGVSLAFGLTVLTGAYAFGHISGGHFNPAVSFGLWAGKRFPGSDLLPYIASQVIGAVVGAGIIYLIASGKTGFTLTGSNPLATNGYGTHSPGGYTLFACFLSEVVMTFMFLLIILGVTDSRAPKGFAPLAIGFGLTLIHLISIPVTNTSVNPARSTGVALFAGVQMFSQVWLFWIAPILGAILAGWLYVAVFSESTVGERQNIKELV